A stretch of Cupriavidus necator DNA encodes these proteins:
- a CDS encoding Maf-like protein — MSTDPRPSLILGSGSSYRRELLERLRIPFEVAVPDIDETPLAGEAPEATALRLSQRKAEAIAARHPGVLVIGSDQVLTLDGEQMGKPGTHEKAVAQLRRMRGRTATFHSALCLLDARTGTVQLADVQTRVTMRDLTDAEIETYLQLERPYDVAGSAKSEGLGIALLERVESDDPTALVGLPLIALTGMLRQAGYPLLSA, encoded by the coding sequence ATGTCCACAGACCCCCGCCCCAGCCTGATCCTTGGCTCCGGCTCGTCCTACCGCCGCGAACTGCTGGAGCGCCTGCGCATCCCGTTCGAGGTGGCCGTGCCCGACATCGACGAAACCCCGCTTGCCGGCGAAGCGCCCGAAGCCACCGCGCTGCGCCTGTCGCAGCGCAAGGCCGAAGCCATTGCCGCGCGCCATCCGGGCGTGCTGGTGATCGGCTCGGACCAGGTGCTGACCCTGGACGGCGAACAGATGGGCAAGCCCGGCACGCACGAGAAGGCCGTGGCGCAGCTGCGCCGCATGCGCGGGCGCACCGCCACCTTCCACTCGGCGCTGTGCCTGCTGGACGCACGCACCGGCACCGTGCAGCTGGCCGACGTGCAGACCCGCGTGACCATGCGCGACCTGACCGATGCTGAAATCGAGACCTACCTGCAGCTGGAGCGCCCCTACGACGTGGCCGGCAGCGCCAAGTCCGAAGGCCTGGGCATCGCGCTGCTGGAACGCGTCGAGTCGGACGACCCGACCGCACTGGTCGGCCTGCCGCTGATCGCACTGACCGGCATGCTGCGCCAGGCCGGCTACCCTCTTCTTTCCGCATGA
- a CDS encoding DUF177 domain-containing protein: MTQPIDLRALDLFALCRKGESLAGDVAVRDLPRILAETAAQAPASAPDETFAYTVTGFMREEAAEPGAAVARRLFLDVTVEGRIWLDCQRCLAPYAEPIDTATRFEVVESEEAADAAPMDDDEVDVIAGSKRFSLLDLIEDEVLLALPVAPKHDVCPTVHESLVTGSDGEAQPEAEPEEEKRPSPFAALAGLKTKH, encoded by the coding sequence ATGACCCAGCCGATTGACCTGCGCGCGCTTGATCTCTTCGCCTTGTGCCGGAAGGGTGAAAGCCTGGCCGGCGACGTGGCGGTGCGGGATTTGCCGCGCATCTTAGCCGAGACCGCCGCGCAAGCGCCAGCCTCGGCACCCGATGAGACGTTTGCCTATACGGTCACTGGCTTCATGCGTGAAGAGGCGGCCGAGCCGGGCGCCGCGGTGGCGCGGCGGCTGTTTCTCGACGTGACCGTGGAGGGCCGGATCTGGCTGGATTGCCAGCGCTGCCTGGCCCCCTATGCCGAGCCGATCGATACGGCAACGCGTTTCGAGGTGGTGGAAAGCGAGGAAGCGGCCGACGCCGCGCCGATGGACGACGACGAAGTCGACGTGATCGCCGGCTCGAAGCGTTTCTCGCTGCTGGACCTGATTGAAGATGAAGTGCTGCTGGCGTTGCCGGTGGCCCCCAAGCATGACGTCTGCCCGACGGTGCACGAAAGCCTCGTGACCGGTTCGGACGGCGAGGCGCAGCCAGAGGCTGAGCCTGAGGAAGAAAAGCGGCCTTCGCCCTTTGCGGCGCTGGCCGGCCTGAAGACCAAGCATTGA
- the rpmF gene encoding 50S ribosomal protein L32, protein MAVQQNKKSPSKRGMHRSHDHLSAAPLAVEPTTGETHLRHHVSPNGYYRGRKVIKTKND, encoded by the coding sequence ATGGCTGTTCAACAGAACAAGAAGTCGCCGTCCAAGCGCGGCATGCACCGTTCGCACGATCACCTGTCGGCAGCGCCGCTGGCAGTTGAGCCGACCACCGGCGAAACCCACCTGCGCCACCACGTCAGCCCGAACGGCTACTACCGTGGCCGCAAGGTCATCAAGACCAAGAACGACTGA
- the plsX gene encoding phosphate acyltransferase PlsX, producing MTIKIAIDCMGGDHGVSVTVPAAISFLSRHDDAEMVLVGLPDAIRTQLKKLHALDHPRVTIVEATEVITMDDPVEVALRKKRDSSMRVAVTQVKEGLAGACISAGNTGALMAVSRYVLKTLEGIERPAIATTIPNEQGWGTTVLDLGANADCEPEHLLQFARMAEAMVAVVDHKEHPTVGLLNIGEEVIKGNEVVKRAGELLRASELNFYGNVEGNDIFKGTTDIVVCDGFVGNVALKSTEGLAKMIGSMIKEEFTRSWFTKLLAAVAMPVLSRLARRLDPARYNGASLLGLRGLVIKSHGSADAHSFEWAIKRGYDAAKNGVIARITRAFADKSSAAGAAQPAPETEVPGAHPSPHVA from the coding sequence ATGACGATCAAAATCGCTATCGACTGCATGGGCGGCGATCACGGAGTCTCCGTGACGGTGCCTGCGGCGATCAGTTTTCTTTCCCGCCACGACGACGCCGAGATGGTGCTGGTCGGCTTGCCCGACGCCATCCGGACGCAGCTGAAGAAGCTGCACGCGCTGGACCATCCGCGCGTGACCATCGTCGAGGCCACCGAGGTCATCACCATGGATGACCCGGTCGAGGTGGCGCTGCGCAAGAAGAGGGATTCCTCGATGCGCGTCGCCGTCACGCAGGTCAAGGAAGGCCTGGCCGGTGCCTGCATCTCCGCCGGCAATACCGGCGCGCTGATGGCGGTGTCGCGCTATGTGCTCAAGACGCTCGAAGGCATCGAGCGGCCGGCCATCGCCACCACCATCCCGAACGAGCAAGGCTGGGGCACCACCGTGCTGGACCTGGGCGCCAATGCCGACTGCGAGCCCGAGCACCTGCTGCAGTTCGCGCGCATGGCCGAAGCCATGGTGGCCGTGGTCGACCACAAGGAACACCCCACGGTGGGCCTGCTGAACATCGGCGAGGAAGTCATCAAGGGCAATGAGGTGGTCAAGCGTGCGGGTGAACTGCTGCGCGCCTCGGAGCTGAACTTCTACGGCAACGTGGAAGGCAACGACATCTTCAAGGGCACTACCGACATCGTGGTCTGCGACGGCTTCGTCGGCAACGTGGCGCTCAAGAGCACCGAGGGCCTGGCCAAGATGATCGGCAGTATGATCAAGGAAGAATTCACCCGCTCGTGGTTCACCAAGCTGCTGGCCGCGGTCGCCATGCCGGTGCTGTCGCGCCTGGCCAGGCGGCTCGACCCGGCGCGCTACAACGGCGCCTCGCTGCTTGGGTTGCGCGGGCTGGTGATCAAGAGCCACGGCTCGGCCGATGCCCATTCTTTTGAGTGGGCCATCAAACGCGGGTATGATGCCGCCAAGAATGGCGTGATCGCCCGCATCACCCGGGCTTTTGCCGATAAATCCAGCGCCGCAGGCGCTGCACAGCCCGCCCCGGAGACAGAGGTGCCTGGCGCGCATCCCAGCCCCCACGTCGCCTGA
- a CDS encoding beta-ketoacyl-ACP synthase III: protein MTKYAKIIGTGSYLPPRRVTNHDLATQLAEKGIETSDDWIVSRSGISARHWAEPDVTSSDLAVKAAEQAIEAAGIDRQSIDLIIVATSTPDFVFPSTACIVQEKLGITNHCPAFDLQAVCSGFVYALATADKFIRSGSHRNVLVIGTEVFSRILDFNDRTTCVLFGDGAGAVLLSASEEPGILSTAMHSDGRHVDILCVPGNVAGGNITGNPFLHMDGQAVFKLAVNVLDKVAREAMEAASVTPGQIDWLIPHQANIRIMQGTAKKLGLPAERMVATVHEHGNTSAASIPLALDVAVRDGRIRAGQTVLMEGVGGGFTWGAVLLRM from the coding sequence ATGACCAAGTACGCAAAAATCATCGGTACCGGGAGCTACCTGCCTCCGCGGCGCGTGACCAACCATGACCTGGCCACGCAGCTTGCCGAAAAGGGCATCGAGACCAGCGACGACTGGATCGTCTCGCGCAGCGGCATTTCGGCACGCCACTGGGCCGAGCCGGATGTGACCAGCAGCGATCTTGCGGTCAAGGCTGCCGAGCAGGCCATCGAAGCCGCCGGCATCGACCGCCAGAGCATCGACCTGATCATCGTCGCCACCTCGACGCCGGACTTCGTGTTCCCCAGCACGGCCTGCATCGTGCAGGAAAAGCTGGGCATCACCAACCACTGCCCGGCGTTCGACCTGCAGGCGGTGTGCTCGGGCTTCGTGTACGCGCTGGCCACCGCCGACAAGTTCATCCGCAGCGGCTCGCACCGCAACGTGCTGGTGATCGGCACCGAGGTGTTCTCGCGCATCCTGGACTTCAACGACCGCACCACCTGCGTGCTGTTCGGCGACGGTGCCGGCGCCGTGCTGCTGTCGGCGTCCGAGGAGCCGGGGATCCTGTCCACCGCGATGCACTCGGACGGCAGGCATGTCGATATCCTGTGCGTGCCGGGCAACGTCGCCGGCGGCAACATCACCGGCAACCCGTTCCTGCACATGGACGGCCAGGCTGTGTTCAAGCTGGCCGTGAACGTGCTGGACAAGGTCGCGCGCGAAGCCATGGAGGCTGCCAGCGTGACGCCGGGCCAGATCGACTGGCTGATTCCGCACCAGGCCAATATCCGCATCATGCAGGGCACGGCAAAGAAGCTGGGCCTGCCGGCGGAGCGCATGGTCGCCACCGTGCATGAGCACGGCAACACCTCGGCGGCGTCGATCCCGCTGGCGCTGGACGTCGCGGTGCGCGACGGCCGCATCCGCGCGGGCCAGACCGTGCTGATGGAAGGCGTGGGTGGCGGCTTCACCTGGGGCGCGGTGCTGCTGCGCATGTGA
- the fabD gene encoding ACP S-malonyltransferase, with translation MKFAFVFPGQGSQSVGMLNAFADNAVVRATVEEASAALGQDLGRLIAEGPAEELNLTTNTQPVMLTAAVAVYRAWLDAGGPAPALVAGHSLGEYSALVAAGVIPFADAVPLVRFRAQAMQEAVPVGEGAMAAILGLSDDDVRAACAEASAAGVVEAVNFNAPSQVVIAGHKAAVEKACEIAKGKGAKRALPLPVSAPFHSSLLKPASDRLRERMAGLAFSAPSIPLVNNVDVAIVNDPDAIKDALVRQAAAPVRWVECVQKMAAEGVTHVIECGPGKVLAGMTKRIDGNLTGGAIFDPASLQDTLALLK, from the coding sequence ATGAAATTCGCTTTCGTATTTCCCGGCCAGGGTTCGCAGTCGGTCGGCATGCTCAATGCCTTCGCCGATAACGCCGTGGTGCGCGCCACCGTGGAAGAGGCCTCGGCCGCGCTCGGCCAGGATCTCGGCCGCCTGATCGCCGAAGGCCCCGCCGAAGAGCTGAACCTGACCACCAACACGCAGCCGGTGATGCTGACCGCCGCAGTGGCGGTCTACCGTGCCTGGCTGGATGCCGGTGGTCCGGCACCGGCGCTGGTTGCCGGCCACAGCCTGGGCGAGTACTCGGCGCTGGTGGCCGCGGGCGTGATCCCGTTTGCCGACGCGGTACCGCTGGTGCGCTTCCGCGCGCAAGCCATGCAAGAAGCCGTGCCGGTGGGCGAGGGTGCCATGGCCGCGATCCTGGGCCTGTCCGATGACGACGTGCGCGCCGCTTGCGCCGAGGCATCGGCCGCCGGCGTGGTCGAGGCCGTGAACTTCAACGCGCCGTCGCAGGTGGTGATTGCCGGGCACAAGGCCGCGGTCGAGAAGGCCTGCGAAATCGCCAAGGGCAAGGGCGCCAAGCGCGCGCTGCCGCTGCCGGTGTCGGCGCCGTTCCACTCGTCGCTGCTCAAGCCCGCTTCGGACCGCCTGCGCGAGCGCATGGCCGGCCTGGCTTTCTCGGCGCCGTCGATCCCGCTGGTGAACAACGTCGACGTCGCCATCGTCAATGATCCGGATGCGATCAAGGACGCCCTGGTGCGCCAGGCCGCCGCGCCGGTGCGCTGGGTCGAGTGCGTGCAGAAGATGGCCGCCGAAGGCGTCACGCACGTGATCGAATGCGGCCCCGGCAAGGTGCTGGCCGGCATGACCAAGCGCATCGACGGCAACCTGACCGGCGGTGCGATCTTCGATCCGGCCTCGCTGCAAGACACGCTGGCACTGCTGAAGTAA
- the fabG gene encoding 3-oxoacyl-ACP reductase FabG, giving the protein MTKLLDNQVALVTGASRGIGRAIALELARQGATVIGTATSEAGAAGITDYLGADGLKGKGAVLNVNDAAACDALIDEIVKTHGGIGVLVNNAGITQDQLAMRMKDEDWLAVIQTNLTSVFRLSRAVLRPMMKARQGRIINITSVVGSVGNPGQMNYSAAKAGVAGMTRSLAAEIGSRNVTVNCVAPGFIDTDMTKALSEEQHASLKTQIPLGRLGQPEDIANAVAFLAGPHAAYITGTTLHVNGGMYMN; this is encoded by the coding sequence ATGACCAAACTTCTCGACAACCAGGTTGCGCTGGTCACCGGCGCCTCGCGCGGCATCGGCCGCGCCATCGCGCTGGAACTGGCCCGCCAGGGCGCCACCGTGATCGGCACCGCCACCAGCGAAGCCGGCGCGGCCGGCATCACCGATTACCTCGGCGCCGACGGCCTGAAGGGCAAGGGCGCCGTGCTCAACGTCAATGACGCGGCCGCTTGCGACGCGCTCATCGACGAGATTGTCAAGACCCACGGCGGCATCGGCGTGCTGGTCAACAATGCCGGCATCACGCAGGACCAGTTGGCGATGCGCATGAAGGACGAGGACTGGCTGGCCGTGATCCAGACCAACCTGACTTCGGTGTTCCGTCTGTCGCGCGCGGTGCTGCGCCCGATGATGAAGGCCCGCCAGGGCCGCATCATCAATATCACTTCGGTGGTGGGCTCGGTCGGCAACCCCGGCCAGATGAACTACTCTGCTGCCAAGGCGGGCGTGGCGGGCATGACCCGCTCGCTGGCCGCGGAAATCGGCAGCCGCAACGTGACCGTGAACTGTGTCGCGCCGGGCTTTATCGACACCGACATGACCAAGGCGCTGTCCGAAGAGCAGCATGCTTCGCTCAAGACGCAGATTCCGCTGGGTCGCCTTGGCCAGCCGGAGGATATCGCCAACGCAGTGGCCTTCCTGGCTGGCCCGCATGCCGCTTACATTACCGGCACTACGCTGCATGTGAACGGCGGGATGTACATGAATTAA
- the acpP gene encoding acyl carrier protein, translating to MDNIEQRVKKIVAEQLGVAEADIKNESSFVNDLGADSLDTVELVMALEDEFGMEIPDEEAEKITTVQQAIDYATAHVKA from the coding sequence ATGGACAATATCGAACAACGCGTCAAGAAAATCGTGGCAGAACAGCTTGGCGTGGCCGAGGCAGATATCAAGAACGAATCGTCGTTCGTGAACGATCTCGGTGCGGACTCGCTGGACACGGTTGAACTCGTGATGGCGTTGGAAGATGAATTCGGCATGGAAATTCCTGATGAGGAAGCCGAAAAGATCACGACCGTGCAACAGGCTATCGACTACGCCACCGCGCACGTCAAGGCCTAA
- the fabF gene encoding beta-ketoacyl-ACP synthase II: MSRRRVVVTGLGLVSPVGNTVAEGWANLVAGKSGIATITKFDHSALSVHFAGEVKGFNAEDYIPAKEARAMDTFIHFGIAAGTQALKDSGLEVTEANAERIGVLVGSGIGGLPLIEETHAVLTERGPRRISPFFVPGSIINMIAGHLSIIHGIKGPNLAAVTACTTGLHSIGLAARLIQAGDADAMLAGGAESTVSPLGIGGFAAARALSTRNDDPAAASRPWDKDRDGFVLGEGAGVMMLEEYESAKARGARIYAELIGFGMSGDAYHMTAPNMDGPRRCMVNALKDAGINTDQVHYLNAHGTSTPLGDKNESDAIKAAFGDQAYKMVVNSTKSMTGHLLGGAGGLESVFTVLALHNQVSPPTINLDNQDPECDLDYVANTAREMKIEVAVKNNFGFGGTNGTLVFRRA, translated from the coding sequence GTGAGCCGTCGTCGCGTCGTCGTCACTGGGCTTGGCCTTGTGTCTCCGGTCGGAAACACGGTTGCCGAAGGCTGGGCCAACCTGGTTGCCGGCAAGTCCGGCATCGCCACCATCACCAAATTCGATCACTCCGCGCTTTCCGTGCACTTTGCCGGTGAAGTGAAGGGTTTCAATGCCGAGGACTACATCCCGGCCAAGGAAGCCCGCGCGATGGATACCTTCATCCATTTCGGCATTGCGGCCGGCACGCAGGCGCTGAAGGACAGCGGCCTGGAAGTGACCGAAGCCAATGCCGAGCGCATCGGCGTGCTGGTCGGCTCGGGCATCGGCGGCCTGCCGTTGATCGAAGAGACCCACGCCGTGCTGACCGAGCGCGGTCCGCGCCGGATTTCGCCGTTCTTCGTGCCTGGCTCGATCATCAACATGATCGCCGGCCACCTGTCGATCATCCACGGTATCAAGGGCCCGAACCTGGCTGCCGTGACGGCTTGCACGACCGGCCTGCACAGCATTGGCCTGGCCGCCCGCCTGATCCAGGCCGGCGATGCCGACGCCATGCTGGCGGGCGGTGCCGAGTCGACCGTGTCGCCGCTGGGCATCGGCGGTTTCGCCGCTGCGCGTGCGCTGTCGACGCGCAATGACGATCCGGCCGCCGCTTCGCGTCCGTGGGACAAGGACCGCGACGGCTTCGTGCTGGGCGAAGGCGCCGGGGTGATGATGCTGGAGGAGTACGAGTCGGCCAAGGCGCGCGGCGCGCGCATCTATGCCGAGCTGATCGGCTTTGGCATGAGCGGCGACGCCTACCACATGACCGCGCCGAACATGGACGGCCCGCGCCGTTGCATGGTCAATGCGCTCAAGGACGCCGGCATCAATACGGACCAGGTGCATTACCTGAACGCCCATGGTACGTCTACACCGCTGGGCGACAAGAACGAATCCGATGCGATCAAGGCCGCATTCGGGGACCAGGCCTACAAGATGGTGGTGAACTCGACCAAGTCGATGACCGGCCATCTGCTGGGCGGTGCCGGCGGCCTGGAATCGGTCTTCACCGTGCTGGCGCTGCACAACCAGGTGTCGCCGCCGACGATCAACCTCGACAACCAGGATCCCGAGTGCGACCTGGACTACGTGGCCAACACGGCGCGCGAGATGAAGATCGAGGTCGCGGTGAAGAACAACTTCGGTTTCGGCGGCACCAACGGCACGCTTGTTTTCCGCCGCGCCTGA
- the rpoE gene encoding RNA polymerase sigma factor RpoE: MSEREADQLLVERVQQGDKRAFELLVTKYHRKIIRLISRLVRDPAEVEDVAQDAFIKAYRALPQFRGESAFYTWLYRIAVNTAKNYLATQGRRPEASSDIDAEEAETFADGEQLRDINTPESMLHTRQVAETVNRAMEALPEELRTAITLREIEGLSYEEIAEAMGCPIGTVRSRIFRAREAIAEKLRPLLGTAEGKRW, translated from the coding sequence GTGAGCGAACGCGAAGCCGATCAGCTCCTAGTTGAACGCGTCCAGCAGGGCGACAAGCGGGCCTTTGAACTTCTGGTGACCAAATACCATCGGAAGATCATTCGCCTGATTTCGCGCCTGGTCAGGGACCCCGCTGAGGTGGAGGATGTGGCGCAGGATGCCTTTATCAAGGCATACCGCGCATTGCCCCAGTTCCGCGGGGAGTCGGCCTTTTATACGTGGCTGTACCGGATCGCCGTCAACACGGCCAAGAACTACCTTGCCACCCAGGGCCGCCGCCCGGAAGCGTCCAGCGATATCGATGCAGAGGAGGCTGAAACTTTTGCGGACGGTGAGCAACTAAGGGATATCAATACGCCGGAATCGATGCTCCACACACGCCAGGTCGCCGAGACGGTGAACCGCGCAATGGAGGCGCTTCCGGAAGAATTGCGGACCGCCATCACGCTGCGCGAGATCGAGGGCCTCAGCTATGAGGAGATCGCCGAAGCGATGGGATGTCCGATCGGCACGGTGCGTTCGCGGATCTTCCGGGCGCGCGAGGCGATTGCCGAGAAATTGCGTCCGCTGCTGGGAACGGCAGAGGGCAAACGGTGGTAG
- a CDS encoding sigma-E factor negative regulatory protein — protein sequence MGQAHKQSVHVVEAAEQISVLMDGELAPHEVDAVLGLAKSDAGMSDWATYQLIGDTLRSEDLTHAGSTSAFLSRFSARLEAEPHVLVPAVAQASARHRLLVRPSWVRRVMPGTAIAAAVAAVSWVVVPQMRGPATLATPDAVVARADQPASPASGIVTVAAETPQMIRDPRLDEYLRAHRTSVATDAFVPTMRTVANGANFTQENTQE from the coding sequence ATGGGTCAGGCTCATAAGCAGTCGGTTCATGTAGTGGAAGCAGCGGAGCAGATCTCCGTATTGATGGATGGCGAACTGGCGCCGCACGAAGTCGATGCCGTGCTGGGCCTCGCGAAAAGCGATGCCGGCATGTCCGACTGGGCCACTTACCAGTTGATCGGCGACACGCTGCGTTCGGAAGACCTGACGCACGCGGGTTCCACCTCTGCTTTCCTCTCTCGTTTCTCCGCGCGCCTGGAAGCCGAGCCGCATGTACTGGTGCCGGCAGTGGCGCAGGCCAGCGCCCGCCACCGCCTGCTGGTCAGGCCGTCGTGGGTGCGCCGCGTGATGCCGGGCACCGCGATCGCCGCCGCCGTGGCAGCGGTCAGCTGGGTGGTCGTGCCGCAGATGCGCGGCCCCGCCACGCTGGCCACGCCCGATGCCGTGGTGGCACGCGCCGACCAGCCGGCCAGCCCGGCCTCTGGCATCGTCACCGTGGCGGCGGAAACTCCCCAGATGATCCGCGACCCGCGCCTGGACGAATACCTGCGTGCCCATCGCACGTCGGTGGCAACGGATGCGTTCGTGCCCACCATGCGCACGGTTGCCAACGGTGCAAACTTCACTCAGGAAAATACGCAGGAATAA
- a CDS encoding MucB/RseB C-terminal domain-containing protein, producing the protein MHKGGSPAYVAGAQKIRALRRSFFLALCLSAAAATAQPSDSTLNRRDATAWLNKIHKAAQRENYVGTLIYQRGSVMHASRIQHYSDLVHNEYERLETLDGKPREVLRQNDVVHSLIPEAKLVVVEKQEAKDRFPALLATNKNDVLDLYDMRKMPAERVAGMECEVFALEPHDAARYAVRLWAEKNSGLLMRAQTIGDGGKVLEQVAFSQVQIGVPSEKQHILGAIKNSSSWNRYEVTYQPTNIADEGWSIAVPLKGFQKIREVRRPLGELRAPAPGNARGQVFEVLQVVYSDGLTGLSVFIEPVSEQRVRREGVAALGATQVVVRRIADFWITVVGEVPASTVRQFATAVEYRPPKAVH; encoded by the coding sequence ATGCATAAAGGAGGGTCGCCCGCCTATGTAGCGGGCGCGCAGAAAATCAGGGCCCTGCGTAGGTCCTTTTTTCTGGCCTTGTGTCTGAGCGCTGCCGCGGCCACCGCACAGCCTTCAGACAGTACGCTGAACCGACGCGACGCCACCGCCTGGCTCAACAAGATCCACAAAGCCGCACAGCGCGAGAACTATGTCGGCACGCTGATCTACCAGCGCGGCAGCGTCATGCACGCCTCGCGTATCCAGCATTACAGCGATCTCGTCCACAACGAGTACGAACGCCTGGAAACGCTCGACGGCAAGCCGCGCGAGGTGCTGCGTCAGAATGACGTGGTGCACAGCCTGATCCCGGAAGCCAAGCTGGTGGTGGTGGAGAAGCAGGAAGCCAAGGATCGCTTCCCGGCGCTGCTCGCCACCAACAAGAACGACGTGCTGGACCTGTACGACATGCGCAAGATGCCCGCCGAGCGGGTGGCAGGCATGGAGTGCGAGGTCTTCGCGCTGGAGCCGCACGATGCCGCGCGCTATGCGGTGCGCCTGTGGGCGGAGAAAAACTCCGGCCTGCTGATGCGCGCGCAGACCATCGGCGATGGTGGCAAGGTGCTGGAGCAGGTCGCGTTCTCGCAGGTGCAGATCGGGGTGCCGTCCGAAAAGCAGCATATCCTCGGTGCGATCAAGAATTCCAGCAGCTGGAATCGCTATGAGGTGACCTACCAGCCGACCAATATCGCCGACGAGGGCTGGTCGATTGCGGTGCCGCTCAAGGGCTTCCAGAAGATCCGCGAAGTGCGCCGTCCGCTCGGCGAGCTGCGCGCACCCGCGCCGGGCAACGCGCGCGGCCAGGTCTTCGAAGTGCTGCAGGTCGTTTACAGCGACGGGCTGACCGGCCTGTCGGTCTTCATTGAACCGGTTTCCGAGCAACGCGTGCGCCGCGAGGGCGTGGCAGCGCTCGGCGCGACCCAGGTCGTGGTGCGCCGGATTGCCGATTTCTGGATTACCGTGGTGGGCGAGGTGCCGGCGAGCACCGTGCGGCAGTTTGCGACGGCCGTGGAGTACCGCCCGCCCAAGGCGGTACACTGA
- a CDS encoding DegQ family serine endoprotease — translation MMFRSPALARAVVMAAMMLLGPTVAEVSHAQAAASNYNLPDFTDLVEKASPAVVNIRTTELVRQRGAPGGDDEMAEFFRRFFGVPMPGAPAPGAPRRGQPPQQEEQSRGVGSGFIISQDGYVMTNAHVVADAETIYVTLPDKREFKAKLIGSDKRTDVALLKVEASGLPRLPLGDSNKVRAGEWVLAIGSPFGLDNSVTAGIVSAKGRDTGDYLPFIQTDVAVNPGNSGGPLINLRGEVIGINSQIYSRSGGYMGISFAIPIDEAMRVSEQLKSSGRVTRGRIAVAIGDVTKEVADSLGLGRARGALVGSVEPGGPAEKAGIEAGDIILKFNGRDIERASDLPRMVGETKPGTRVPLQLWRKGAVREVTITVTELEPDGKAKARSGATPKDDSAAQAGKPNALGLVVNDLPEARLKELKLKSGVEVEVADGPALRAGIRPGDIILRLGDTDVTNARQFNELVRSLDKNRIAAVFVRRGDATQVLTLRPGATSSR, via the coding sequence ATGATGTTCAGATCTCCAGCCCTGGCGCGGGCCGTGGTCATGGCTGCCATGATGCTGCTCGGCCCGACTGTTGCCGAAGTCAGCCATGCCCAGGCTGCCGCCTCCAACTACAACCTGCCCGATTTCACCGACCTGGTGGAAAAGGCCAGCCCGGCCGTGGTCAATATCCGCACCACGGAACTCGTGCGCCAGCGCGGTGCACCCGGCGGCGATGACGAGATGGCGGAATTCTTCCGGCGCTTCTTCGGCGTGCCGATGCCCGGTGCCCCGGCGCCCGGCGCCCCCCGCCGCGGCCAGCCGCCGCAGCAGGAAGAGCAGAGCCGCGGCGTGGGTTCGGGCTTCATCATCAGCCAGGACGGCTACGTGATGACCAACGCGCACGTGGTGGCCGACGCCGAAACCATTTATGTGACGCTGCCCGACAAGCGCGAATTCAAGGCCAAGCTGATCGGCTCGGACAAGCGCACCGACGTGGCGCTGCTCAAGGTCGAGGCCAGCGGCCTGCCGCGCCTGCCGCTGGGCGATTCCAACAAGGTCCGCGCCGGCGAATGGGTGCTGGCGATCGGCTCGCCGTTCGGGCTGGACAACAGCGTGACCGCCGGCATTGTCTCGGCCAAGGGCCGCGACACGGGCGACTACCTGCCGTTCATCCAGACCGACGTGGCGGTCAACCCCGGCAATTCCGGCGGCCCGCTGATCAACCTGCGCGGCGAGGTGATCGGCATCAACTCGCAGATCTACAGCCGCAGCGGCGGCTACATGGGCATCTCGTTCGCAATCCCGATCGACGAGGCGATGCGCGTGTCCGAGCAGCTCAAGAGCTCCGGGCGCGTGACGCGCGGGCGCATCGCCGTGGCGATCGGCGACGTCACCAAGGAGGTGGCCGATTCGCTGGGCCTGGGCCGTGCGCGCGGCGCGCTGGTCGGCAGCGTCGAGCCGGGCGGTCCTGCCGAGAAGGCGGGCATCGAAGCCGGCGACATCATCCTCAAGTTCAACGGCCGCGATATCGAGCGGGCCTCGGACCTGCCGCGCATGGTGGGCGAGACCAAGCCGGGCACGCGCGTGCCGCTGCAGCTGTGGCGCAAGGGCGCGGTCCGCGAGGTCACCATCACCGTCACCGAGCTGGAGCCGGACGGCAAGGCCAAGGCTCGCAGCGGCGCAACGCCCAAGGACGACAGCGCGGCACAGGCCGGCAAGCCCAATGCGCTTGGCCTGGTGGTCAACGACCTGCCCGAGGCACGCCTGAAGGAGCTCAAGCTCAAGTCGGGCGTCGAGGTGGAAGTGGCCGACGGCCCGGCGCTGCGTGCCGGCATCCGTCCGGGCGACATCATCCTGCGCCTGGGCGATACGGATGTGACCAACGCCCGCCAGTTCAACGAGCTGGTGCGCAGCCTGGACAAGAACCGGATTGCCGCGGTGTTCGTGCGGCGCGGCGATGCCACCCAGGTGCTGACGCTGCGTCCGGGCGCCACGTCCAGCCGCTGA